The Crocosphaera sp. UHCC 0190 DNA segment TGGGAATTTCTCCTAAGATTAAATAAGCCGCAATAATCCCAAGGATAGGACTAAATGAAGTCGCCAAAGACACATCAGCTGCTTTTGTGGATTTTAAGCCCATAAACCAACACAATTGACCAGCCACGACAATAATAGCTCCATAAATCAACATCCATTGCCACAAAAATGGAGAAAACACATCAGTAAAATGGATTAATCCATAGAGTTTAACGACGATTACAAAAAAGATAATTGTTCCTAATATATTCCTAATAATTGTAAAACTTCCTAGGGGGATTTTATTAAGACTAACCTTACTAATAAGGTTAGCAATGGAAACAGAAATTGCTCCTAAAACGGCACATAATTCTCCTGTCCCAATTTCTAATTTTCCTCCCATCATGCTGATAGTTTCATCTGAGGATTGTAACCAAACGATGCTCAATACTCCCAGAAAGGAAATAAGTGAACCACATCCCACCCAATAATTAATTCTCGCCTTTAGTAACAAAACCGACAGTGTTAGGGTTAAAGGCGGTTCAATTCTTCCAATCAGAATAACATTATTGACAGAGGTTAAATCTAAGGCCAAAAATCCCAAAGCGGGAGCCAAAGCTCCTGAAAAAATCCCCACACTAATTAGTCCAAACCAATCTTTGAGCGTAAATTGTTTGAAAATTTGCCAAGAAATTTGACGGCCATAAATAAATATTAATAACAATAAAGCAGACAGATTACCCACAAATAAAAGATTACAAAATGAGATAGGATTTCTGCCATCAATAAGATGTTGTTTCCCTAAATCAATTAACTTGCGAGTCACAGGACTAGCTAACCCAAAAATGATTATACTAAGTAACAAATAAACTTTTCCAGGAACTCGATGAAAAATTGCTAATCTTTGATTCATAAAAAACTTTTATTGACTTATCTTAGATTTTTATCTAAGGAAAAGTCATTGCAGGATTTACTACCAGGACAATTCTATCATAAGATTTCTGGCAGAAGTCAGGGAACCAGATTAATTTTTTGGCGATAGCTATGTATGGCCTTTAGATTGTTACTGTTTAAGAGCATTTAAGCATTGACTAACTTAAAAGAATCTCCTTTGAGAGATGTTGATACATTTAAAGAAGATGTCTGACTAAGAATTGGGTTCTTTTTAGGGAGGTTGGGAGACAAAACTAAGCTGATTAATTCAACATCAAGCATCTGAGGATAATTTTGCACAATTTGAGAACAGGATTGAATAAAGGTTTTTAACCAAGCTTGTGACCATTGTAATTTAATCGATGTTATAGGTGTTTCTAATTCCCCGTTAAAAATTACTTGTCCTGCGGAATCAATCTCAAATTGATCTAACCATTCAAACAAAGGACGAGAAGATTCCCAATACTTTTTTGTCATGGTTTTTCCTAGATAACGATAACTAATTTGATTGAGATAATTAAAAGTTTCTAGAAAGTCTTTGACAGTTATTTCTTGATGGATTTTTGGGGTTTCATTTTCTTCTATTTTTTCTGATTGATCAAAGTTCTGCTTTTTATCTTCTAGTTCTCTCATTTTGGCTTCTTGAGGATTAAAAGTCATCTCAAATCTGGTTTGATTATTATAATAAGCACCTTCTAATTCGGCTCCGGCTAATTTCGCTCCATTCAAGTAAGCCTCACTAAAAATCGCTTCTTTAAAAGTGGATTTTGTTAGGTAAGTTCCCGTTAAATATACCCTTTTAAAATTCGTTTGATAACAATTAGCTTTAATCAGATAAGCCTTGATTAAGGAAGCTCCCTCTAAGTTGGCTCCACTAAAATTGGCTCCGGTTAAATCTGCTTCATTCAGATAAGCTTCCCGTAAATCTGCCCCACTAAAATTAACATCTCTTAAATTAGCATAGCTGAGATCCACTCCCCGGAAATCTGTATTACTGAGGTCTAGTCCTCTTAAATTTGCACGCCGTAATTGATAGTCTTGAAAATTTCTTTGACCGGCTTGATATTTTTGGGTAAGTTCAATCGCTTCTTGACTTTGAAACATTATTCCTCCTGGCTTTATTTCTAATGTATCTCTAGAAACATTCAATTTAAAAAAAGTAATAAATTGTAATCTTATTAACTTATTATTTGTGTAAAAAAGTATGATAATTACATAATAAATTATCAACCGAACTGATGCGTAAATAGAGAATATTAATAGGTTAATTGATTTAGGTAATTCCTCGGAGTTGCTAATAAGTAAATTGTTCAAGTCTCTCTGGCCATATTGAATCAAAACTTAAACCGATAGGCAAGCTCAGCAGTCACCGTCTGAAGGTGATAGTTATCACAGTTAATAATTCATTAATCTTCGAGCAGTTCCGAGACGGAGCAGACAGGTTAAAATAATTGGGAATCAGCAACGGACGAGATCTCAAGGGAAAGGATATGGCGAAATTTGTATTCATTACTGGGGGTGTTGTCTCCAGTATCGGTAAAGGCATTGTAGCGGCCAGTTTAGGACGGTTACTCAAGTCTAGAGACTATTCTGTGTCAATTCTCAAGCTCGATCCTTATATTAACGTCGATCCAGGTACCATGAGTCCTTTCCAACATGGGGAAGTTTTTGTGACGGATGATGGAGCAGAAACGGATTTAGACTTAGGCCATTATGAGCGTTTTACAGACACTCCCATGTCTCGTCTCAACAGTGTGACAACGGGATCAATTTATCAAGCGGTGATCAACAAGGAAAGACGTGGGGCCTATATGGGGGGTACAGTACAAGTGATCCCACATATTACCAACGAAATTA contains these protein-coding regions:
- a CDS encoding DMT family transporter; the protein is MNQRLAIFHRVPGKVYLLLSIIIFGLASPVTRKLIDLGKQHLIDGRNPISFCNLLFVGNLSALLLLIFIYGRQISWQIFKQFTLKDWFGLISVGIFSGALAPALGFLALDLTSVNNVILIGRIEPPLTLTLSVLLLKARINYWVGCGSLISFLGVLSIVWLQSSDETISMMGGKLEIGTGELCAVLGAISVSIANLISKVSLNKIPLGSFTIIRNILGTIIFFVIVVKLYGLIHFTDVFSPFLWQWMLIYGAIIVVAGQLCWFMGLKSTKAADVSLATSFSPILGIIAAYLILGEIPNTSQYIGGTIIMMGIMLTQIGVRQLNQQNLMISNTKDADIQAGFKGI
- a CDS encoding pentapeptide repeat-containing protein, yielding MFQSQEAIELTQKYQAGQRNFQDYQLRRANLRGLDLSNTDFRGVDLSYANLRDVNFSGADLREAYLNEADLTGANFSGANLEGASLIKAYLIKANCYQTNFKRVYLTGTYLTKSTFKEAIFSEAYLNGAKLAGAELEGAYYNNQTRFEMTFNPQEAKMRELEDKKQNFDQSEKIEENETPKIHQEITVKDFLETFNYLNQISYRYLGKTMTKKYWESSRPLFEWLDQFEIDSAGQVIFNGELETPITSIKLQWSQAWLKTFIQSCSQIVQNYPQMLDVELISLVLSPNLPKKNPILSQTSSLNVSTSLKGDSFKLVNA